Proteins encoded within one genomic window of uncultured Sphingopyxis sp.:
- a CDS encoding bifunctional alpha/beta hydrolase/OsmC family protein: MPTRPFDFPNVAGDRLSGRLELPVGSTRAWALFAHCFTCGKDNKAAVRISRRLAGAGIGVLRFDFTGLGASEGDFGSSGFSHDVKDLVAAAEAMTAAGMPPMLLVGHSLGGAAVLAAAESLPGVHAVATIAAPFDVEHALGQFEPDALAKVEREGRGTVSIGGRPFLVGRELVANLREQDQGARVARLKRPLLLLHSPIDQVVGIENVTNLYLAAKHPKSFVSLDGADHLLSDTRDADFAADMIAAWAQRYLPAMPPTAESRFDACAEETRLGKFQLAMRAGKAAFIADEPESAGGLGSGPTPYNLLSAGLAACTTMTLRLFADRKGWSVDRIRTGVTHRKEKDQERPDIFSRRIEIEGDLDEAQHAELLAVADRCPVHRTLETGSRFEPTQVGWETSEEVIST; this comes from the coding sequence ATGCCGACGCGCCCGTTCGATTTTCCCAACGTCGCCGGAGATCGCCTTTCGGGACGGCTCGAGCTGCCGGTCGGATCGACGCGGGCGTGGGCGCTGTTCGCGCATTGCTTCACCTGCGGCAAGGACAACAAGGCCGCGGTGCGGATTTCGCGCCGCCTGGCGGGCGCCGGCATCGGCGTGCTGCGGTTCGATTTCACCGGGCTGGGCGCGAGCGAGGGCGATTTCGGCTCGTCGGGTTTCAGCCATGATGTGAAGGATCTCGTCGCCGCGGCGGAGGCGATGACCGCCGCGGGCATGCCGCCGATGCTGCTCGTCGGCCATAGCCTCGGCGGCGCGGCGGTGCTCGCCGCGGCGGAGTCGCTGCCGGGCGTCCACGCCGTCGCGACGATCGCCGCGCCTTTCGACGTCGAACATGCGCTCGGCCAGTTCGAGCCCGACGCGCTCGCGAAAGTCGAGCGTGAAGGGCGTGGAACGGTGTCGATCGGCGGGCGTCCGTTCCTCGTCGGCCGCGAGCTCGTCGCCAATTTGCGCGAACAGGATCAGGGCGCGCGCGTTGCGCGCCTGAAGCGCCCGTTGCTGCTGCTCCATTCGCCGATCGATCAGGTCGTCGGCATCGAGAATGTCACGAACCTCTATCTCGCCGCGAAACATCCCAAGAGCTTCGTCTCGCTCGACGGCGCCGATCATCTGCTCAGCGACACGCGCGACGCCGATTTCGCGGCCGACATGATCGCCGCTTGGGCGCAGCGTTATCTTCCCGCGATGCCGCCGACCGCCGAAAGCCGCTTCGACGCCTGTGCCGAGGAAACGCGGCTCGGCAAGTTTCAGCTGGCGATGCGCGCGGGCAAGGCCGCCTTCATCGCCGACGAGCCCGAAAGCGCCGGCGGGCTCGGATCGGGCCCGACGCCCTATAATCTGCTCTCCGCCGGGCTCGCCGCCTGCACGACGATGACGCTGCGCCTCTTTGCCGATCGCAAGGGCTGGTCCGTCGACCGCATCCGCACCGGCGTGACCCACCGCAAGGAAAAGGATCAGGAGAGGCCCGATATCTTCAGCCGCCGGATCGAGATCGAAGGCGACCTCGACGAGGCGCAGCATGCCGAACTGCTCGCGGTCGCCGACCGTTGCCCCGTCCATCGCACGCTCGAGACCGGCTCGCGCTTCGAGCCGACCCAGGTGGGGTGGGAGACGAGCGAGGAAGTAATTTCTACTTAG
- a CDS encoding glutathione binding-like protein codes for MKLYYCPWACSLAAHIVLHEVGAPFANESVDIRTKITASGADFNSVTRKGYVPALRLDDGEIVTENIAVLDYLADVYPQFGLDGPLGRTRLVEALAYISTELHKSFKPFWHNGTDEQKAAASAYITARMRYLGDTIKGDYLFGDQPTVADFYLFVNTRWAERFGVEIPPAIAAIHQRLNARPAVQATLRAEGLA; via the coding sequence ATGAAGCTCTATTATTGCCCCTGGGCCTGCAGCCTCGCCGCCCATATCGTGCTCCACGAGGTCGGCGCACCGTTCGCGAATGAGAGCGTCGACATCCGCACCAAGATCACCGCGAGCGGCGCCGATTTCAACAGCGTCACGCGCAAGGGCTATGTCCCCGCGCTCCGCCTCGACGATGGCGAGATCGTTACGGAGAATATCGCGGTGCTCGACTATCTCGCGGATGTCTATCCGCAATTCGGGCTCGACGGCCCGCTCGGCCGCACCCGGCTGGTCGAGGCGCTCGCCTATATCTCGACCGAACTCCACAAGAGCTTCAAGCCCTTCTGGCACAATGGCACCGACGAGCAGAAGGCCGCCGCGAGCGCTTATATCACCGCGCGGATGCGTTATCTCGGCGACACGATCAAGGGCGACTATCTGTTCGGCGACCAGCCCACCGTCGCCGATTTCTACCTGTTCGTGAACACGCGCTGGGCCGAACGCTTCGGGGTCGAAATTCCGCCCGCGATCGCCGCGATCCATCAGCGGTTGAACGCGCGTCCGGCGGTACAGGCGACGCTCAGGGCCGAAGGCCTCGCCTGA
- a CDS encoding carboxymuconolactone decarboxylase family protein yields the protein MTPRMNIFQAAPDAMKGMLAVEAAFENSGLEHGLVELVKLRASQINGCAFCIHMHVTDAVKHGESDMRIHLLDAWRESPLYTDRERAALNWTEKLTRIGKTHAPDADYELLKAHFDDKEIAYLTVAIAAINFWNTVQISLRAVHPVTQAAAA from the coding sequence ATGACCCCTCGCATGAATATCTTCCAGGCCGCCCCCGACGCGATGAAAGGCATGCTCGCCGTCGAGGCGGCGTTCGAAAACTCGGGCCTCGAACACGGCCTTGTCGAACTGGTGAAGCTGCGCGCGTCGCAGATCAACGGCTGCGCCTTCTGCATCCATATGCACGTCACCGACGCGGTGAAGCATGGGGAGAGCGATATGCGCATCCACCTGCTCGACGCTTGGCGCGAATCGCCGCTCTACACCGACCGCGAACGCGCCGCGCTGAACTGGACCGAAAAGCTGACCCGCATCGGCAAGACACACGCGCCGGACGCCGATTACGAGCTGCTCAAGGCGCATTTCGACGACAAGGAAATCGCTTATCTGACTGTCGCGATCGCCGCGATCAACTTCTGGAACACGGTGCAGATCAGCCTGCGCGCGGTCCATCCGGTCACACAGGCCGCCGCGGCCTGA
- a CDS encoding SDR family oxidoreductase — MKIVVIGGTGLIGSKVVSKLNAKGHQAVAAAPNTGVNTLTGEGLAEALTGAEVVVDLANSPTFDEAAIDFFTTAGRNVAAAEKAAGVGHHIALSVVGTEKMGVSPYFVAKQAQEKLIRDSGIPYTIIHATQFMEFLRGIGQAAVVGDEVRLSHAFIQPMAAEDVADAVTAVALAAPANRIVEIGGPEKFHLDEIVGKVLAFDGGTRPVVVDPEARYFGLRLEDDTLIPGPGAKLGATRFDWWLENVPPLPKK, encoded by the coding sequence ATGAAGATCGTCGTGATCGGCGGAACCGGGCTCATCGGTTCAAAGGTCGTCAGCAAGCTCAATGCGAAGGGGCATCAGGCGGTCGCCGCCGCGCCCAACACCGGCGTCAACACGCTCACCGGCGAAGGGCTTGCCGAAGCCCTGACCGGCGCCGAGGTCGTCGTCGATCTCGCCAACTCGCCGACCTTCGACGAAGCGGCGATCGACTTCTTCACGACCGCGGGCCGGAATGTCGCGGCGGCCGAAAAGGCCGCGGGCGTCGGCCATCATATCGCGCTCTCGGTCGTCGGTACCGAAAAAATGGGGGTCAGCCCCTATTTCGTCGCCAAGCAGGCGCAGGAAAAGCTGATCCGCGACAGCGGCATTCCCTACACGATCATCCACGCGACCCAGTTCATGGAGTTCCTGCGCGGCATCGGCCAGGCGGCCGTCGTCGGCGACGAGGTCCGTCTATCGCATGCCTTTATCCAGCCGATGGCGGCCGAGGACGTCGCCGATGCGGTGACCGCGGTGGCGCTCGCCGCGCCCGCCAACCGGATCGTGGAGATCGGCGGTCCCGAGAAATTCCACCTCGACGAGATCGTCGGCAAGGTGCTCGCCTTCGACGGCGGTACGCGGCCGGTCGTCGTCGACCCCGAGGCGCGCTATTTCGGCCTCCGGCTCGAGGATGACACGCTGATCCCCGGACCCGGCGCCAAGCTCGGCGCGACGCGCTTCGACTGGTGGCTCGAAAACGTCCCGCCGCTGCCGAAGAAATAA
- a CDS encoding DUF4886 domain-containing protein gives MSGAVLLALAGCAPGQAVAGTAPHGEAVASAAEPKAAPKTILFIGNSFTQGAHSAARNWRAGSVTDLNKAGYGGVPALFKLFTEQMGLDYRVSLETQGGKTLGFHYDERRALFDRPWDVVVLQELSTLDRARPGDATNYLRDVARLTALFKARNPAVDIRLVATWTRADQTYKPKGHWYGKPVTAMAEDLRAAADRARVANPGVTGVLPVGQAWNRAMGEGVADPDPYDGIGYGQLDLWAYDHYHASVAGYYLSALVTFGAVTGIDPTKLGPKEKGADELGLSDAQAAALQRVARDTLAAAS, from the coding sequence ATGTCGGGAGCAGTGCTGCTGGCGCTGGCGGGGTGCGCGCCCGGCCAGGCGGTCGCCGGCACCGCCCCGCATGGTGAAGCCGTCGCATCGGCGGCCGAGCCCAAGGCGGCGCCGAAGACGATCCTCTTCATCGGCAACAGCTTCACGCAGGGCGCGCATTCGGCGGCGCGCAACTGGCGCGCGGGGTCGGTCACCGATCTTAACAAGGCGGGCTATGGCGGCGTCCCCGCGCTGTTCAAGCTGTTCACCGAGCAAATGGGGCTCGATTATCGCGTCAGCCTCGAGACGCAGGGCGGCAAGACGCTCGGCTTTCACTATGACGAGCGGCGCGCGCTGTTCGACCGGCCGTGGGACGTCGTCGTGCTGCAGGAACTCAGCACGCTCGACCGTGCCAGGCCCGGCGACGCCACGAATTATCTGCGCGACGTCGCGCGGCTGACCGCGCTGTTCAAGGCGCGCAATCCCGCGGTCGACATCCGCCTCGTCGCGACCTGGACGCGTGCCGACCAGACTTACAAGCCCAAGGGACATTGGTATGGCAAGCCGGTGACCGCGATGGCGGAGGACCTGCGCGCCGCCGCCGATCGCGCGCGCGTCGCCAATCCCGGCGTGACGGGCGTATTGCCGGTCGGACAGGCATGGAACCGCGCGATGGGGGAGGGCGTCGCCGACCCCGACCCCTATGACGGGATCGGCTACGGCCAGCTCGACCTCTGGGCCTATGACCATTATCACGCCAGCGTCGCGGGCTATTATCTTTCGGCGCTCGTCACCTTCGGCGCGGTCACCGGCATCGACCCGACGAAGCTCGGCCCCAAGGAAAAGGGCGCCGACGAGCTTGGCCTGTCGGACGCTCAGGCCGCCGCGCTGCAACGCGTCGCGCGCGACACGCTCGCCGCTGCGTCCTGA